In a single window of the Natator depressus isolate rNatDep1 chromosome 24, rNatDep2.hap1, whole genome shotgun sequence genome:
- the LOC141977528 gene encoding B-cell receptor CD22-like — protein sequence MALVLVPAFCLLTGAYAQEWGVKLTPGPLAGGTGSCVTIPCSFTYPAGMTVWAVIWTRDEDQTVYHSDEARVHPEFEGRARYLGDLQRDCSLRVSGLRPSDQGTYRFRFYAVSAVKNDTWGTKAGPRLRVSEAPTGVRVTAAPGTSPQAGESVTLTCNYTSSLPAPNSYTWYRGGRQLEGSQQEMVLKNITAEQAGEYHCKADNGIGQSESPPITITVWSTPRVWTPAYILGPAVALVPLLLVGLVGVIAWRKRRSKRQGLSSDPHAHRGVPGLSGWHRAIPHLQPAHEHGESTIGAELSRRPETESPYEELQGRTQDIYSELVYPQAGSH from the exons ATGGCCTTGGTGCTTGTCCCTGCCTTTTGCCTCCTGACCG GCGCCTACGCCCAGGAGTGGGGCGTGAAACTCACACCAGGGCCCCTGGCTGGAGGGACCGGCTCCTGCGTGACCATCCCCTGCTCCTTCACCTACCCCGCGGGGATGACGGTCTGGGCCGTGATCTGGACACGGGACGAGGATCAAACCGTCTATCACTCGGACGAGGCTCGTGTCCACCCGGAGTTCGAGGGGCGCGCCCGCTATCTGGGGGACCTGCAGCGCGACTGCTCCCTGCGGGTGTCGGGGCTGCGCCCCAGCGACCAGGGCACCTACCGCTTCCGGTTCTATGCAGTCAGCGCTGTGAAGAATGACACCTGGGGGACTAAAGCAGGACCGCGGCTCCGTGTCTCCG AGGCCCCCACAGGTGTCCGCGTTACGGCAGCGCCGGGCACCAGCCCGCAGGCAGGGGAATCGGTGACGCTAACGTGCAATTACACCAgcagcctccccgcccccaactcctACACCTGGTACCGGGGCGGTCGGCAGCTGGAGGGATCCCAGCAGGAAATGGTGTTGAAGAACATCAcggcggagcaggctggggagtATCACTGCAAGGCCGACAATGGGATCGGCCAGTCCGAGTCCCCCCCCATCACCATCACTGTCTGGT CCACCCCCCGTGTTTGGACTCCCGCGTACATCCTGGGACCTGCAGTTGCGCTTGTCcccctgctgctggtggggctggTCGGCGTCATAGCTTGGAG gaagaggcggagcaaacgccaggggctgagcagtgatcCG CACGCACACCGAGGTGTTCCCGGGCTCTCCGGATGGCACCGGGCAATCCCACATCTACAGCCAGCCCATGAACATGGGGAAAGTACTATAG GCGCTGAGCTTTCCCGCAGGCCAGAGACGGAGTCACCCTATGAG GAACTCCAAGGACGGACCCAGGATATTTACAGCGAGTTGGTCTATCCCCAAGCTGGTTCCCACTGA
- the LOC141977529 gene encoding sialoadhesin-like — MALVLVPAFCLLTGAYAQEWGVTLAPGPLARGTGSCVTIPCSFTYPVGWTVWAVIWTRDEDQTVYHSDEARVHPEFEGRARYLGDLQRDCSLRVSGLRPSDQGTYRFRFHAAGYVRTDRWTSEPGQRLRVSGNRVPSSAPGSRQGPRRTAERAPHAGADTPSRACPLQQGAAPGHTHTHTGASPGARLQQCSGPERAGGSRSSSPAEGRGNTGPCGQRQLNCRQLGA; from the exons ATGGCCTTGGTGCTCGTCCCTGCCTTTTGCCTCCTGACCG GCGCCTACGCCCAGGAGTGGGGCGTGACACTCGCACCAGGGCCCCTGGCCAGAGGGACCGGCTCCTGCGTGACCATCCCCTGCTCCTTCACCTACCCCGTGGGGTGGACGGTCTGGGCCGTGATCTGGACACGGGACGAGGATCAAACCGTCTATCACTCGGACGAGGCTCGTGTCCACCCGGAGTTCGAGGGGCGCGCCCGCTATCTGGGGGACCTGCAGCGCGACTGCTCCCTGCGGGTGTCGGGGCTGCGCCCCAGCGACCAGGGCACCTACCGCTTCCGGTTCCATGCAGCGGGCTATGTCAGGACGGACAGATGGACGAGTGAGCCAGGACAGCGGCTCCGTGTCTCCGGTAACCGGGTTCCGTCCAGCGCCCCCGGGTCAAGGCAGGGCCCGAGGAGAACCGCGGAGAGGGCACCACACGCCGGCGCAGACACCCCGAGCAGGGcttgtcccctccagcagggggcagcaccgggacacacacacacacacacaggcgcgagcccgggggcccggctccagcaatgctcggggccgg AGCGAGCAGGAGGCTCCCGGAGCAGCTCCccggcagagggcaggggcaACACAGGGCCGTGTGGGCagagacagctgaactgccggcagtTGGGAGCCTga